The window GACCTGCAGCCCGGGGACGAGGTGATCACCAGTACGATCACGTTCACGGCGACCGGGGCGACAATTGTCCACGCGGGGGGGCGGCCCGTGCTTGCCGATGTTTCCCCCGACACGCTGAATATCGACCCGGCCGACGTCGTGCGGCGGATAACGCCGCGGACTCGCGCCATCGTCCCCGTGCACTTCGCCGGCCACCCCGCACCGATGGACGAGATCGTCGCGATTGCCCGAGAACACGGGTTGCACGTTCTCGATGACGCCGCCCACGCTCTACCGGCGAGCTACAAGGGCAAGTCGATCGGCGCCATCGGTGACACCACGGCCTTCAGTTTCTACGCCACCAAGAACCTGACGACCGGCGAGGGCGGGATGCTGACGACCGCGGACGGGGCGCTGGCCGAGCGGGTGCGGATGCGGCGCCTGCACGGGATGAGTAAGGACGCCTGGCGCCGTTACAGCGCCGCCGGATCGTGGCGGTATGACGTCACCTACCCGGGCTTCAAGTACAACATGACCGACATTGCGGCGGCGCTCGGTTTGGTGCAGCTACGTCGTCTGCCGGCGCTGCACGAACGCCGCCGGCAGCTCGCGGCATTGTACGGCACGGCGTTGGCCGACGTGCCGGAGCTGACGTTGCCGGCGACCCGAGCCGAGGTCGAGTCCGCATGGCATCTCTACGTGGTGCGGGTGCACCCGGATCGGCTCCGGGTGGATCGCGACGAAGTTATCGAGTTGCTGAAGGCCGCCGGTGTGGGTACCGGCGTGCACTTCATTCCGCTGTACGAGTTCGAGTACTACCGCGACGCTTACGGGTTCAGACCGGCGGATTACCCGGTGACCGCCGGGGCTGCGCCGTGTCTGATCTCGCTGCCGTTCTATACCGCGATGACTGACGACGATGCGCACCACGTGGCGGCGACGCTGCGCCGCGTGCTGGCTGCGAACCGGCGTTGACCGTGACCGCCGCCGGCTGTTCCCGCGTGACCGAAGGCCCCACAAATCATCTTCCCAGGCAGGTGAAGGCTTATGAGTGAAGCCGCAACGACGACCACGGAAACCGGCGCGAAGGATCAGGGCATACTGCGCGCCGTCAACCGCTTCTATGAGGAAAACCCGTTTCCGGGTTTCGATATCAACAAGTACCGCACGCGCGATGACCTCGTGAAACGCGCCAGTTGGTGGGCTCACAAGCTCGACGCCGAGATCCCGTACGACGCCGACGTGATCGACGTCGGCTGCGGCACCGGTCAGCTCGTGAACTTCCTCGGGCTCAAAGGGCGCCGGGTCATGGGTGTGGACTACTCGCAACACTCCCTCGCGCTGGCGGAGTCCCTGCGGGACAAGTTCAATCTTTCGACGGTCCGCTTCCAGCGCGAGAACATCCTCGAACTCAGCTTGCCGGACGAAAGCTTCGACTATGTGTTCTGCAACGGCGTGCTGCACCACACGAGCGATCCGTACGGGGGCTTCAAGCACATGGTTCGCATCTGTCGGCCCGGCGGGTACCTCGTGGTCGGCCTCTACAACACTTATGGCCGCCTGATGCTGCACGTCCGGCGCCGGGTGGTGAGGTTGCGGATGCGCTTCGATCCCGAGGCAAAGGACCGGGCCCTGGAAAAGCAGCTCGTCAAACTCGAGAACGACGCCGAGAAGAGGCGCACGTGGTGGGCCGACCAGTACGAGCATCCACACGAGAGTACACACACCGTGGACGAGGTGCTGGGCTGGTTCACGCGCCATGGCATTCGTTACCTGAGTTCGTTCCCCAAGGCCGAACTGTTCGGCGGTTCGGACAACGACCGCGTCTTCAAGCCACGGGGGGCCGGGTTCCTGTCCAACAACCCCGTTGCCCACGTGCTCGTGCAACTAGGCTGGATCGTCACTCAGAACGACGGCGGAGGCTACTTCGTAATGATCGGACAGAAGACGGGAGAAACTCGATGAACGTGCTCGGAATCTCCGCTTTGTACCACGACGCCGCGGCCTGCCTGCTCCGGGACGGAGAGGTTGTCGCCGCGGCCGCGGAAGAGCGCTTCACGCGGCGCAAGCATGATGCCGACATGCCGGTAAACGCGATCAAGTATTGTCTGGAGGCCGGACGCCTGCGCATCGACGACATCGATCACATCGGCTTCTACGAGAAGCCGTTCGTGAAGTTCAAGCGCATCCTCTACACGCACCTCGCCTGCTACCCGTTTTCGTTCACGCCGTTCCTGAAGGCGATCCCGTCGTGGATGAACGAGAAGCTCATCATTCCGTCGATCATCCGGCAGAAGACCGGTTACGAGGGCGAGGTGCTGATGATCGAGCACCATCTCTCGCACGCGGCGTCGAGCTTCCTGGTGTCGCCCTTCGAGGAAGCGGCCATCCTGACGGTCGACGGCGTTGGTGAGTGGTCGACGGCAACCTACGGGCACGGCGCCGGCACCGACATCCGGCTGTTCCGGGAGATCCGGTTCCCGCACTCGCTCGGCCTGCTGTACTCCGCGTTCACGTATTATCTCGGCTTCAAGGTGAACAGCGCCGAGTACAAGGTGATGGGATTGGCCCCTTACGGGCGCCCTATCTTCTACGACCAGATCCGCCAGCTCATCGACGTCAGGCCGGACGGCAGCTTCCATCTCGACATGCGCTACTTCAACTACCTGACCGGCCTGACGATGACGAACGGCAAATTCGATCAGTTATTCGGCGGTCCGGTGCGCAAACCCGACGATCCACTCGAGCAGCGCCACAAGGACCTGGCTGCCAGCGTGCAGAAGGTGACCGACGACGTCATGCTGCTGATGGCGAATCACATCGGGAAGGAGACCGGGTCGCGCAACCTGTGCCTTGCCGGTGGCGTGGCTCTGAACTGCGTCGCCAACGGACGCATCCTTCGCGAGGGGCCGTTTAAGCACATGTACGTCCAGCCTGCCGCCAGCGACGCGGGCGGCGCCATCGGAGTCGCCAGCTATATTTACCACACCCTCCAGCGGCACGACCGCAACTTCGTGCTGCGCCACGACTATCTCGGACCGGGATACTCCGAACAGGAGGTCCGGGAGTTCCTCGTCGGCAACGATATTCCGCATACGGTTCTCGAACGCGACGAGTTGCTGCGCCGTACGGCCCAGCTGATCGCCGACCAGCAGGTCGTCGGTTGGTTCCAGGGGCGCATGGAGTTCGGTCCGCGCGCGCTCGGGAACCGCAGTATTCTGGCCGACGCGCGCAATCCGGAGAACCGCGATCGGGTGAACCTGAAGATCAAGTTTCGCGAGAGCTTCCGGCCCTTCGCGCCGGCGGTGCTGGCAGACCGGGTGGGCGAGTACTTCGAGCTGTCGGAACCGAGCCCGTTCATGCTGCTGGTGGCGCAGGTACGGCCGGACCGCCGTACCATCCCGTCGGTAACCCACGTCGACGGGTCGGCGCGCGTGCAGACGGTGGAGCGCGATACCAATCCGTTGTTTTACGACCTGATCGCCGAATTCGACCGTCTTACTGGGACCCCGGTGATCATCAACACGTCGTTCAACGTGCGCGGCGAGCCGATCGTGTGTTCGCCGGCGGACGCGTATCGCTGCTTCGTGACCACAGGCATGGACTACCTCGTGATGGGTAACTGCTTGCTGGATAAGCAGAAACCGCTGCCGAAAATCGCGGGAG of the Candidatus Binatia bacterium genome contains:
- a CDS encoding methyltransferase domain-containing protein, with amino-acid sequence MSEAATTTTETGAKDQGILRAVNRFYEENPFPGFDINKYRTRDDLVKRASWWAHKLDAEIPYDADVIDVGCGTGQLVNFLGLKGRRVMGVDYSQHSLALAESLRDKFNLSTVRFQRENILELSLPDESFDYVFCNGVLHHTSDPYGGFKHMVRICRPGGYLVVGLYNTYGRLMLHVRRRVVRLRMRFDPEAKDRALEKQLVKLENDAEKRRTWWADQYEHPHESTHTVDEVLGWFTRHGIRYLSSFPKAELFGGSDNDRVFKPRGAGFLSNNPVAHVLVQLGWIVTQNDGGGYFVMIGQKTGETR
- a CDS encoding DegT/DnrJ/EryC1/StrS aminotransferase family protein, yielding MRTENATAGDAAVAERQVAFYRPDIGEEEIEAVVRTLRSGWLTVGPQTQEFEQAFAVAVGAPHAIAVNSCTAALHLALDALDLQPGDEVITSTITFTATGATIVHAGGRPVLADVSPDTLNIDPADVVRRITPRTRAIVPVHFAGHPAPMDEIVAIAREHGLHVLDDAAHALPASYKGKSIGAIGDTTAFSFYATKNLTTGEGGMLTTADGALAERVRMRRLHGMSKDAWRRYSAAGSWRYDVTYPGFKYNMTDIAAALGLVQLRRLPALHERRRQLAALYGTALADVPELTLPATRAEVESAWHLYVVRVHPDRLRVDRDEVIELLKAAGVGTGVHFIPLYEFEYYRDAYGFRPADYPVTAGAAPCLISLPFYTAMTDDDAHHVAATLRRVLAANRR
- a CDS encoding carbamoyltransferase, translated to MNVLGISALYHDAAACLLRDGEVVAAAAEERFTRRKHDADMPVNAIKYCLEAGRLRIDDIDHIGFYEKPFVKFKRILYTHLACYPFSFTPFLKAIPSWMNEKLIIPSIIRQKTGYEGEVLMIEHHLSHAASSFLVSPFEEAAILTVDGVGEWSTATYGHGAGTDIRLFREIRFPHSLGLLYSAFTYYLGFKVNSAEYKVMGLAPYGRPIFYDQIRQLIDVRPDGSFHLDMRYFNYLTGLTMTNGKFDQLFGGPVRKPDDPLEQRHKDLAASVQKVTDDVMLLMANHIGKETGSRNLCLAGGVALNCVANGRILREGPFKHMYVQPAASDAGGAIGVASYIYHTLQRHDRNFVLRHDYLGPGYSEQEVREFLVGNDIPHTVLERDELLRRTAQLIADQQVVGWFQGRMEFGPRALGNRSILADARNPENRDRVNLKIKFRESFRPFAPAVLADRVGEYFELSEPSPFMLLVAQVRPDRRTIPSVTHVDGSARVQTVERDTNPLFYDLIAEFDRLTGTPVIINTSFNVRGEPIVCSPADAYRCFVTTGMDYLVMGNCLLDKQKPLPKIAGVDWEHTFAPD